One region of Thermoflexus sp. genomic DNA includes:
- a CDS encoding succinate dehydrogenase/fumarate reductase iron-sulfur subunit encodes MPTWQLHLLRGRPGGSPRLETYSVELPAGSYLIDAVEKIWAEQDRTLLFRHACHHASCGACGVRVNGRERLMCITPLHEFSPDQPIRVEPLRHFPWLGDLLVDVSPMMRRMAEVGFAIIRQDELTADRPLPEGIERITRFEDCIECGLCLSACPVMAADEAYLGPATLAAIERMLTEPRGGDAARLRTLADDPHGAWRCHSAMECTAVCPSNVDPASAIGRLRRRLIVEKLRRWIGGGR; translated from the coding sequence ATGCCCACATGGCAGCTGCATCTGCTCCGGGGGCGTCCGGGAGGCTCCCCTCGGCTGGAAACCTATTCCGTGGAGCTTCCGGCAGGAAGCTATCTCATTGACGCGGTGGAGAAGATCTGGGCGGAGCAGGATCGCACCCTGCTTTTCCGGCACGCCTGTCATCATGCTTCATGCGGCGCATGTGGGGTGCGGGTGAACGGCCGTGAACGCCTCATGTGCATCACCCCGCTCCATGAGTTCTCCCCAGACCAGCCGATCCGGGTGGAGCCGTTGCGGCATTTCCCCTGGCTGGGCGATCTCCTCGTGGATGTCTCGCCTATGATGCGACGGATGGCGGAGGTGGGGTTCGCCATCATCCGCCAGGATGAGCTCACGGCGGATCGCCCGTTGCCGGAGGGGATCGAGCGGATCACCCGCTTTGAGGACTGCATCGAATGCGGGCTGTGTCTCTCGGCGTGTCCGGTGATGGCAGCCGATGAGGCTTACCTGGGGCCGGCGACCCTGGCCGCTATCGAGCGAATGCTGACGGAGCCCCGCGGCGGGGATGCCGCCCGGCTGCGAACGCTGGCCGATGATCCGCATGGGGCCTGGCGCTGTCACTCCGCGATGGAATGCACGGCGGTTTGCCCATCGAATGTGGATCCCGCCTCCGCGATCGGGCGTTTGCGCCGTCGCCTGATCGTGGAGAAGCTCCGGCGCTGGATAGGAGGTGGGCGATGA
- a CDS encoding TIGR01777 family oxidoreductase yields the protein MRVLILGGTGFLGRALTGRLQEAGYEVIVLSRRPELARLPPGVQATRWDGRTPTGWAHLMDGAFAVINLAGESIGQRWTAATKQRIRESRLNAGRAVVEAIAAARTKPQVLLQASAVGYYGPRGDERLTEEDPPGNDFLARLAVDWEASTQPVEAMGVRRVILRTGLVLERDGGALARLLLPFRLFVGGPLGNGRQGWSWIHRADWVEAVKFLMERPDARGPYNLTAPQPVSNAEFSRILGRVLGRPAWLPVPALALRLVFGEGADFLLTGQFVLPRRLLEAGFPFRYPDLESALRAILGRER from the coding sequence ATGCGCGTGCTGATCTTAGGAGGAACCGGGTTTCTGGGCCGGGCGCTCACGGGACGTCTCCAGGAAGCCGGCTATGAGGTGATCGTCCTCTCCCGGCGGCCGGAGCTGGCCCGGCTTCCGCCCGGCGTGCAGGCCACACGATGGGATGGACGCACCCCAACCGGATGGGCGCACCTCATGGACGGCGCCTTCGCCGTGATCAACCTGGCCGGTGAGAGCATCGGGCAGCGATGGACGGCAGCCACCAAACAGCGCATTCGAGAAAGCCGGCTGAACGCAGGCCGCGCGGTGGTGGAGGCGATCGCCGCCGCCCGCACGAAACCCCAGGTCCTGCTGCAGGCCTCGGCGGTCGGATATTACGGCCCCCGGGGCGATGAGCGGCTGACCGAGGAGGATCCGCCCGGAAATGACTTCCTGGCCCGGCTGGCCGTGGATTGGGAAGCCAGCACCCAGCCGGTGGAAGCGATGGGAGTCCGCCGGGTGATCCTGCGCACCGGCCTGGTCCTGGAACGGGACGGCGGCGCCCTGGCCCGGTTGTTGCTCCCGTTCCGTCTGTTCGTGGGCGGGCCGCTGGGGAACGGGCGCCAGGGCTGGTCATGGATCCATCGGGCGGACTGGGTGGAGGCCGTGAAGTTCCTGATGGAGCGTCCGGATGCCCGTGGGCCTTATAACCTGACCGCCCCTCAGCCGGTCAGCAACGCCGAGTTCTCCCGCATCCTGGGCCGGGTTCTGGGGCGGCCGGCATGGCTTCCGGTGCCGGCGCTCGCCCTCCGGCTCGTCTTCGGCGAGGGAGCGGACTTCCTGCTCACCGGGCAGTTCGTGCTGCCCCGGCGGCTGCTGGAAGCGGGCTTCCCGTTCCGGTACCCGGATCTCGAATCGGCGCTGCGGGCCATCCTCGGCCGGGAACGTTAA
- the dhaM gene encoding dihydroxyacetone kinase phosphoryl donor subunit DhaM: protein MVALVIVAHSAKLAEGVKELAEQMVQGRVPIFAAGGLDEHTLGTNVERIRQALEMALARADEVLVLMDLGSAVMGAQMAIEMLAPQVRPRIRLSQAPLVEGAIVAAVEASIGKTAAEIEATAVEACRMPKVPQG, encoded by the coding sequence ATGGTCGCTCTGGTGATCGTCGCCCATAGCGCCAAACTGGCGGAGGGGGTGAAAGAGCTGGCCGAGCAGATGGTGCAAGGCCGGGTTCCGATCTTTGCGGCCGGGGGCCTGGATGAGCACACGCTGGGCACCAATGTGGAGCGGATCCGGCAGGCGCTGGAGATGGCCCTCGCCCGGGCGGATGAGGTCCTGGTTTTGATGGATCTGGGCAGCGCGGTGATGGGGGCCCAGATGGCGATCGAGATGCTGGCCCCCCAGGTTCGCCCCCGCATCCGATTGAGCCAGGCGCCGCTGGTGGAGGGGGCGATCGTGGCCGCCGTGGAGGCCTCCATCGGCAAAACCGCGGCGGAGATCGAGGCCACAGCGGTCGAGGCCTGCCGGATGCCCAAGGTGCCCCAGGGATGA
- the ptsP gene encoding phosphoenolpyruvate--protein phosphotransferase has translation MSRRLRGLPASPGIAIGPIWWFRRALPAAMRTRGEDAAAERMRLQAAQERAAAELAALRAAQRDRLSPEELAIFEAQELMLRDPELMAAVEAELAAGASAEAAWMKAVEAFAAQLMALPDPYFQARAADVRDVGNRVLRHLVGGLEAPAMPDEPVVVAADDLLPSETVSLDPRRVLAFVTEGGGPTAHAAILARRLGVPAVVAIGPDLRTIPEGARVLVDGEAGWVEVEPGSEAVRQAQARRAVWLQERAHAEAVAHEPARTRDGVQIEVAANVGSMEDAREAFQKGADSIGLLRTEFLYLGRAAAPTEEEESAIYRALLEAMGGKPVVVRTLDVGGDKPLPYLPMPPEANPFLGVRGVRLARQHPDLLRQQLRALLRAGVGFPLRIMFPMVSTVEEIRWLRAFLEEVRSALAAEGFPLPPDLQVGMMVEVPAAALLTEHFLPWVDFFSIGTNDLAQYTLAADRTNPAVAGLADGLHPAVLRLIRHVTAATEGTGKWVGVCGELAGDLLAVPVLIGLGVQELSVNPVRVPEVKATVRRWSMAEARALAEEALRQADAAAVRSLVAEARS, from the coding sequence ATGAGCCGTCGCCTGCGGGGTCTCCCCGCTTCCCCGGGGATCGCCATCGGACCGATCTGGTGGTTCCGGCGAGCGCTTCCGGCCGCGATGCGGACGCGCGGAGAGGACGCGGCGGCCGAACGGATGCGGCTGCAGGCGGCCCAGGAACGAGCGGCGGCAGAACTCGCCGCGCTCCGGGCGGCCCAGCGGGATCGCCTGTCTCCCGAGGAGCTGGCGATCTTCGAGGCTCAGGAGCTGATGCTCCGCGACCCGGAGTTGATGGCCGCGGTGGAGGCGGAGCTCGCCGCAGGCGCTTCCGCGGAGGCAGCGTGGATGAAGGCCGTGGAGGCTTTCGCGGCCCAGCTGATGGCGCTTCCAGATCCCTACTTCCAGGCTCGTGCGGCGGACGTGCGGGATGTGGGGAACCGGGTGCTGCGTCATCTCGTGGGCGGCCTGGAGGCGCCCGCCATGCCGGACGAGCCCGTGGTGGTGGCAGCCGATGACCTGTTGCCCTCGGAGACCGTCAGCCTGGATCCCCGACGGGTGCTAGCCTTTGTCACAGAAGGGGGCGGGCCGACCGCCCATGCGGCCATCCTGGCCCGTCGCTTAGGAGTCCCGGCAGTGGTCGCGATCGGGCCGGACCTCCGAACGATCCCCGAGGGCGCGCGGGTGCTGGTGGATGGGGAGGCCGGGTGGGTGGAAGTGGAGCCGGGCTCCGAGGCGGTGCGTCAGGCCCAGGCCCGGCGGGCGGTGTGGCTTCAGGAGCGGGCGCATGCCGAGGCCGTCGCCCATGAACCGGCCCGAACCCGGGATGGCGTCCAGATCGAGGTGGCGGCCAATGTGGGAAGCATGGAGGATGCGCGGGAGGCCTTCCAGAAAGGAGCGGACAGCATCGGCCTGTTGCGCACGGAGTTCCTCTACCTGGGCCGGGCAGCCGCCCCGACGGAAGAAGAGGAGAGCGCCATCTACCGGGCCCTGTTGGAGGCGATGGGAGGGAAGCCGGTGGTGGTGCGCACCCTGGATGTGGGCGGCGATAAGCCGTTGCCCTATCTCCCAATGCCCCCCGAGGCGAATCCGTTCCTGGGGGTGCGGGGCGTGCGGCTCGCCCGGCAGCATCCCGACCTGTTGCGCCAGCAGCTTCGCGCGCTGCTCCGCGCCGGGGTGGGGTTCCCCCTGCGCATTATGTTCCCCATGGTGAGCACGGTGGAGGAAATCCGCTGGCTCCGTGCGTTCTTGGAAGAGGTGCGCTCGGCCCTCGCGGCGGAAGGCTTCCCCCTGCCCCCGGATCTGCAGGTGGGGATGATGGTAGAGGTGCCGGCCGCCGCGCTGCTGACGGAGCATTTCCTGCCCTGGGTGGATTTTTTCAGCATCGGGACGAACGATCTGGCCCAATACACGCTGGCGGCGGATCGGACCAACCCGGCGGTGGCCGGGCTGGCCGATGGGTTGCACCCCGCGGTGCTGCGCCTGATCCGCCATGTGACAGCTGCGACCGAAGGAACGGGGAAATGGGTTGGCGTCTGCGGGGAGCTGGCCGGGGATCTCCTGGCGGTGCCGGTGTTAATCGGGCTGGGGGTGCAGGAGCTCAGCGTGAACCCGGTGCGGGTGCCGGAAGTGAAGGCCACAGTCCGCCGCTGGTCGATGGCGGAGGCCCGCGCCCTGGCCGAGGAAGCGCTTCGCCAGGCCGATGCGGCCGCCGTCCGCTCCCTGGTCGCCGAGGCGCGTTCCTGA
- a CDS encoding HPr family phosphocarrier protein, whose protein sequence is MQQVTLTLTNAVGLHARPAALFVQTAARFRSNITVRNVTRGTPPVNAKAILAVLTLGAEHGHVIEIAAEGPDEADAIAALKALVESRFGEDGG, encoded by the coding sequence ATGCAGCAGGTTACGTTGACGTTAACGAACGCGGTCGGTTTGCACGCGCGCCCGGCGGCCCTCTTTGTGCAGACGGCCGCCCGGTTTCGTTCGAACATCACGGTCCGGAACGTCACCCGCGGGACCCCTCCGGTGAACGCCAAGGCGATCCTGGCGGTGCTCACCCTGGGGGCGGAGCACGGCCATGTCATTGAGATCGCCGCGGAGGGGCCGGATGAGGCGGATGCCATTGCCGCTCTGAAGGCGCTGGTGGAATCTCGATTCGGGGAGGATGGGGGATGA
- a CDS encoding type 1 glutamine amidotransferase domain-containing protein yields the protein MRLNGRKVAILVEEGFEDLEFWVPLMRLQEEGASVTVVGLEAGKVVRSKSGGLTAKADVAADQVSAADFDAVVIPGGWAPDKLRRYEAVLRLVREAYQQGKIVAMICHGGQVGISAGIVRGHRATGSLGIKDDLINAGAIWVDEPAFREGNLVWGRVVPDIPAFCRELVAALVGEPAPATPAR from the coding sequence ATGCGGCTGAACGGCCGGAAGGTAGCGATCCTGGTGGAGGAGGGCTTTGAGGACCTGGAGTTCTGGGTCCCGTTGATGCGCCTTCAGGAGGAAGGGGCCTCCGTAACGGTGGTCGGGCTGGAGGCCGGGAAGGTCGTCCGCAGCAAGAGCGGAGGGCTCACGGCGAAAGCGGATGTGGCCGCTGATCAGGTTTCCGCCGCAGATTTCGATGCGGTGGTGATCCCTGGCGGCTGGGCGCCTGACAAGCTGAGGCGCTATGAGGCGGTCCTGCGCCTGGTCCGGGAAGCTTACCAGCAGGGGAAGATCGTGGCGATGATCTGCCACGGCGGTCAGGTGGGGATCTCCGCGGGCATCGTGCGAGGGCATCGGGCGACCGGAAGCCTGGGGATCAAGGATGATCTGATCAACGCGGGGGCCATCTGGGTGGATGAGCCGGCTTTCCGGGAGGGCAACCTGGTCTGGGGCCGTGTGGTTCCAGACATCCCGGCCTTCTGCCGGGAGCTGGTGGCCGCTCTGGTCGGCGAGCCGGCCCCCGCAACCCCTGCCCGGTGA
- a CDS encoding serine/threonine-protein kinase has protein sequence MLKPGTMLHGRYKILRPIGRGGMGAVYEAEDTLLEGRRCAIKEILFSFEADPAYREQARLQFYREASVLARLDHPNLPKVSDYFSEGDRDYLVMDFVPGRDLREIIEEAKESGRFLDERTVLNWTEQLCDALDYLHRQEPPIVHRDIKPSNIKLTPDGRIKLVDFGLVKLLAPDEERTITILQGRGTAAYTPLEQYGGDVGHTDVRSDIYALGATLYHLLTNTPPPDARQRFLKPDSLVPPRAINPRISPRVERAILNAMAMHPDDRPPSVATFRAELLGISSTSRSTEVWAPPESAGEILWRRHRLLALAALGTFLIALIATLLNG, from the coding sequence ATGCTCAAGCCGGGGACCATGCTCCACGGCCGCTATAAGATCCTGCGTCCCATCGGGCGGGGAGGAATGGGTGCCGTCTATGAAGCGGAGGACACCCTGCTGGAAGGCCGCCGCTGCGCCATCAAGGAGATCCTCTTCAGCTTCGAGGCCGACCCCGCTTATCGGGAACAGGCCCGCCTGCAGTTCTACCGCGAGGCGAGCGTCCTGGCCCGACTGGATCACCCGAATCTCCCCAAGGTTTCCGACTATTTCTCGGAGGGCGATCGCGATTACCTGGTGATGGATTTCGTCCCCGGCCGCGACCTGCGGGAGATCATTGAGGAGGCCAAGGAGAGCGGGCGGTTCCTCGATGAGCGGACGGTGTTGAACTGGACGGAACAGCTCTGCGATGCGCTGGACTATCTGCACCGTCAGGAGCCGCCCATCGTGCATCGCGACATCAAGCCTTCCAACATCAAACTGACGCCGGATGGCCGCATCAAGCTGGTGGACTTCGGGCTGGTGAAGCTCCTGGCGCCGGATGAGGAGCGGACGATTACGATCCTGCAGGGGCGAGGCACAGCCGCATATACGCCCCTGGAGCAGTATGGCGGCGATGTGGGCCATACCGATGTCCGCTCCGATATCTACGCCCTGGGGGCGACCCTTTACCACTTGCTGACCAACACCCCCCCTCCCGATGCCCGACAACGCTTTCTGAAGCCCGACTCCCTCGTCCCCCCCCGGGCGATCAACCCGCGGATCTCCCCCCGGGTGGAGCGGGCCATCCTGAACGCGATGGCGATGCACCCGGATGACCGCCCGCCCAGCGTGGCCACCTTCCGGGCGGAGCTGCTGGGAATCAGTTCGACCAGCCGTTCGACCGAAGTCTGGGCGCCGCCGGAGAGCGCGGGGGAGATCCTCTGGCGCCGGCATCGGCTTCTGGCCCTCGCCGCCCTGGGCACCTTCCTGATCGCCCTGATCGCTACGCTGTTGAACGGTTAA